The DNA window GCGCGCCGACATGTCGGCAGTTGGCTCACGCCGTGGAGCGATCGATGCCGAGCTTCTGTATCCGTGATTGGAGCGTGGTGCGCTTGAGACCCAGGCGGGCGGCGGCCCCGTGCGGACCTCCGAGCACCCAGTTGGTCTCGAGCAGCGCGCGGAGAATGGCCT is part of the Deltaproteobacteria bacterium genome and encodes:
- a CDS encoding Fis family transcriptional regulator, yielding AILRALLETNWVLGGPHGAAARLGLKRTTLQSRIQKLGIDRSTA